Proteins encoded within one genomic window of Brassica rapa cultivar Chiifu-401-42 chromosome A09, CAAS_Brap_v3.01, whole genome shotgun sequence:
- the LOC103837833 gene encoding protein WUSCHEL, whose product MEQPQHHHHHHQQTDQESGNNNKSGSGGYPCRQTSTRWTPTTEQIRILKDLYYNNGVRSPTADQIQKISARLRQYGKIEGKNVFYWFQNHKARERQKKRFNGTTMTTPTTSSPNSVMMANDHYHHNHHPLLQHHHHGVTMHRPASVNIKLDQENHLLHQNISYPNFQNGNLNHASSGAEYGALNASSNGYMSSHLYGSMEQDYSVSYNNVSGGWTNMDHNHHYSAPAYNFFDRPKPLSGLEDHEEEEYGGDAYLEHSRTLSLFPMHGEDNINGGGGAFLKYGQSDGRDYYGRGSCASLKLCLNSYAGVSPD is encoded by the exons ATGGAGCAACCGCAacatcatcaccatcaccatcaacaAACCGACCAAGAGAGCGGTAACAACAATAAGTCCGGCTCTGGTGGTTACCCATGTCGCCAAACGAGCACAAGATGGACACCAACGACGGAGCAGATCAGAATCCTCAAAGATCTCTACTACAACAACGGAGTTCGGTCACCAACAGCCGACCAGATCCAGAAGATCTCTGCACGGCTGAGACAGTACGGAAAGATCGAGGGTAAGAACGTCTTTTACTGGTTCCAGAACCATAAGGCTCGCGAGCGACAGAAGAAGAGATTCAACGGCACAACCATGACCACACCAACAACTTCATCCCCCAACTCGGTTATGATGGCCAACGACCATTATCATCATAACCATCATCCTCTTCTTCAGCACCATCATCATGGTGTTACCATGCATAGGCCTGCTTCGGTCAATATTAAGCTTGACCAAGAAAATCATCTCCTTCATCAGAACATATCTTATCCCAACTTTCAGAACG gGAATTTAAATCATGCAAGTTCAGGCGCTGAATATGGTGCTCTTAATGCTTCTTCTAATGGCTACATGAGTAGCCATCTCTATGGATCTATG GAACAAGATTATTCAGTGAGCTACAACAACGTAAGTGGAGGATGGACAAACATGGATCATAATCATCATTACTCAGCTCCAGCTTACAACTTCTTCGATAGACCAAAGCCTCTGTCTGGACTGGAAgatcatgaagaagaagaatatggtGGCGATGCTTATCTGGAACATAGTCGTACACTTTCCCTCTTCCCTATGCACGGTGAGGATAACATCAACGGCGGTGGTGGTGCCTTTTTGAAGTACGGACAATCGGACGGTCGTGATTATTATGGTAGAGGCTCTTGTGCTTCTCTCAAGTTATGTTTAAACTCCTACGCAGGCGTCTCACCGGATTAA